In Burkholderia sp. WP9, a genomic segment contains:
- the pstC gene encoding phosphate ABC transporter permease PstC yields MSDIQLASGASRSTPPGSASQQKAPGRAGDVIFGGLARLAAVITLLLLGGIIVSLIVASMPSIRQFGLSFLWTADWDPPSKQFGALVPIYGTIATSIIALIIAVPVSFGIALFLTELAPAWLRRPLGIAIELLAAIPSIVYGMWGLLVFAPIFATYFEKPLGVVLGGIPVVGALFQGAPIGIGILCAGVILAIMIIPYIASVMRDVFEVTPVLLKESAYGIGCTTWEVMWKIVLPFTKSGVIGGVMLGLGRALGETMAVTFVIGNTNLLDNVSLFSPGNSITSALANEFAEADPGLHTSALMELGLILFVITFIVLAISKVMLLRLEKGEGAK; encoded by the coding sequence ATGTCCGATATCCAATTAGCGTCCGGCGCGAGCAGGTCGACCCCGCCCGGCAGCGCATCGCAGCAGAAAGCGCCTGGCCGTGCCGGCGACGTGATCTTCGGCGGTCTCGCGCGCCTCGCCGCCGTCATCACCTTGTTGCTGCTCGGCGGCATCATTGTTTCGCTGATCGTCGCGTCCATGCCGTCGATCAGGCAGTTCGGTCTCAGCTTCCTGTGGACCGCCGACTGGGATCCACCCAGCAAGCAATTTGGCGCACTGGTGCCGATCTACGGCACGATCGCCACCTCGATCATTGCACTCATCATCGCGGTGCCTGTGAGCTTCGGCATCGCGCTTTTCCTGACCGAACTCGCGCCCGCGTGGCTGCGCCGGCCGCTCGGTATCGCGATCGAACTGCTCGCCGCGATTCCGTCGATCGTGTACGGCATGTGGGGTCTGCTCGTGTTCGCGCCGATCTTCGCGACGTATTTCGAAAAGCCGCTCGGCGTGGTGCTCGGCGGCATTCCGGTAGTGGGTGCGCTGTTTCAGGGCGCGCCGATCGGCATCGGCATTTTGTGCGCGGGCGTGATTCTCGCGATCATGATCATTCCGTACATCGCCTCGGTGATGCGCGACGTGTTCGAAGTCACGCCGGTGTTGCTGAAAGAGTCGGCGTACGGCATCGGCTGCACGACGTGGGAAGTGATGTGGAAGATCGTGCTGCCCTTTACGAAGAGCGGCGTGATCGGCGGCGTCATGCTGGGTCTCGGCCGCGCGCTCGGCGAGACCATGGCGGTCACGTTCGTGATCGGCAACACCAATCTGCTCGATAACGTCTCACTCTTTTCGCCGGGCAACAGCATTACGTCGGCGCTCGCCAACGAATTCGCCGAAGCGGATCCGGGCCTGCATACGTCGGCGTTGATGGAGCTCGGCCTCATTCTGTTCGTGATCACTTTCATCGTGCTGGCGATCTCCAAAGTCATGCTGCTTCGCCTCGAAAAAGGGGAGGGCGCGAAATGA
- the glmM gene encoding phosphoglucosamine mutase produces MARRYFGTDGIRGKVGEGPITPEFVLRLGYAAGKVLVGGDRWARTGTRPTVLIGKDTRVSGYMLEAALEAGFSAAGVDVMLAGPMPTPGIAYLTRALRLAAGVVISASHNPYYDNGIKFFSADGNKLPDEVEAQIEEQLDQPLNCAASEQLGKARRLDDAAGRYIEFCKSTFPAAFDLRGLKLVVDCAHGAAYDVAPHVFHELGADVIPIGVAPNGFNINDGVGATAPDALVRAVRANHADLGIALDGDADRLQVVDAAGRLYNGDELLYILVKDRIATEGKVEGAVGTLMTNMAVEVALQKAGVKFVRAAVGDRYVLEQLREHGWQLGAEGSGHILSLDRHSTGDGIVSALLVLAAMKRSDKTLADLLEGVTLFPQKLINVRMKPDADWKGSDVIRRAIAKAEDALNGRGRVLIRASGTEPVLRVMVEAENVADAVHHAESIASAVKLATA; encoded by the coding sequence ATGGCACGTCGTTATTTCGGAACGGACGGCATTCGGGGCAAAGTCGGCGAAGGACCTATCACGCCGGAATTTGTATTGCGGCTCGGTTACGCGGCCGGCAAGGTGCTGGTGGGCGGGGACCGCTGGGCGAGGACGGGCACGCGGCCAACCGTGCTGATCGGCAAAGACACGCGGGTGTCGGGCTATATGCTCGAAGCGGCGCTGGAAGCGGGCTTCTCCGCGGCAGGTGTGGACGTGATGCTGGCCGGCCCGATGCCGACCCCCGGCATCGCCTACCTCACACGCGCGTTGCGGCTGGCCGCGGGCGTGGTGATCAGCGCGTCGCATAACCCGTACTACGACAACGGCATCAAATTTTTCTCCGCCGACGGCAACAAGTTGCCGGACGAAGTGGAAGCACAGATCGAAGAGCAACTCGATCAGCCGCTGAACTGTGCGGCATCCGAGCAACTCGGCAAGGCACGGCGTCTGGACGACGCGGCGGGCCGCTACATCGAATTCTGCAAGAGCACTTTCCCGGCTGCGTTCGACCTGCGTGGGCTGAAGCTGGTGGTCGACTGCGCGCACGGCGCCGCGTATGACGTCGCGCCGCACGTCTTCCATGAACTGGGCGCCGACGTGATTCCGATCGGTGTTGCGCCGAACGGCTTCAACATCAACGACGGAGTTGGCGCGACCGCGCCGGATGCGCTGGTGCGCGCCGTGCGAGCGAACCATGCCGATCTCGGCATCGCGCTCGACGGCGACGCCGACCGTCTGCAGGTGGTCGATGCCGCGGGCCGGCTCTATAACGGCGATGAGTTGCTGTACATCCTCGTCAAGGACCGTATTGCGACCGAGGGCAAGGTGGAGGGCGCGGTCGGCACCTTGATGACGAACATGGCGGTGGAAGTCGCGCTGCAGAAGGCCGGCGTGAAGTTCGTCCGCGCGGCGGTCGGCGACCGTTACGTGCTCGAACAGTTGCGCGAGCACGGCTGGCAGCTCGGGGCCGAAGGCTCCGGCCATATTCTGTCGCTCGACCGCCATTCCACCGGCGACGGCATCGTCTCCGCGTTGCTGGTGCTGGCGGCCATGAAGCGCAGCGACAAGACGCTCGCTGATCTGCTCGAGGGCGTCACGCTGTTCCCGCAAAAGCTGATCAACGTGCGGATGAAGCCCGACGCGGATTGGAAAGGCAGCGACGTGATTCGCCGCGCCATTGCCAAGGCCGAAGACGCGCTGAACGGCCGCGGCCGCGTGCTGATCCGCGCGTCTGGCACCGAGCCGGTGTTGCGCGTGATGGTGGAAGCGGAAAATGTCGCCGACGCGGTTCATCATGCGGAATCGATTGCCAGCGCCGTGAAGCTGGCTACGGCGTAA
- the phoU gene encoding phosphate signaling complex protein PhoU, translating into MSDKHLSSQFDADLNLVSSKVLEMGGLVESQIVKAMQALNEFDLDIAEQVIAAEERLNKMEVEIDEECSNIIARRQPAARDLRLLIAISKTITNLERAGDEAEKIAKRTKRLMEDGASRTINIAEIKLSGEMAVSILRRALDAFARLDTVAAAQIVRDDKAIDEEFRAFVRKLISYMTEDPRSISVGLDFLFIAKAIERIGDHAKNIAEFIIYIVKGTDVRHKSRDALEREALS; encoded by the coding sequence ATGTCCGACAAACACCTGTCCAGCCAGTTCGACGCCGACCTGAATCTGGTCTCCTCCAAGGTGCTCGAAATGGGCGGCCTGGTCGAATCGCAAATCGTCAAGGCCATGCAGGCACTCAACGAATTCGATCTCGACATCGCCGAGCAGGTGATCGCCGCCGAAGAGCGCCTGAACAAGATGGAAGTGGAGATCGACGAAGAGTGCAGCAACATCATCGCGCGCCGTCAGCCGGCCGCGCGTGATCTGCGCCTCCTGATCGCGATTTCGAAGACCATCACGAATCTCGAGCGCGCTGGCGACGAAGCCGAAAAAATCGCCAAGCGCACCAAGCGTTTGATGGAAGACGGCGCCTCGCGCACCATCAACATCGCCGAGATCAAGTTGTCGGGCGAAATGGCGGTGTCGATTCTGCGCCGCGCGCTGGACGCGTTCGCGCGCCTCGACACGGTGGCCGCCGCGCAGATCGTGCGCGACGACAAAGCGATCGACGAAGAATTCCGCGCGTTCGTGCGCAAGCTGATTTCGTATATGACGGAAGATCCGCGTTCGATTTCGGTGGGCCTCGATTTCCTCTTCATCGCCAAGGCGATCGAGCGGATCGGCGACCACGCGAAGAACATCGCGGAATTCATCATTTACATCGTGAAGGGCACCGACGTGCGGCACAAGTCGCGCGACGCGCTCGAACGCGAAGCACTCAGTTAA
- a CDS encoding Fic family protein, which yields MKSTPAFIWQTPTWPGMHYDAVRVGGELARAHRVQGVVEGKLAGLGFEQRLELAAEAWSQDAVSTAAIEGERIDLSAVRSSVARRLGVGNQNGPNAPRSVEGLLDIMDDAVRQREAPLTHERLWAWQAALFPTGYSGMTRILVGAYREHAEPMQIVSGHAGRERVHYEAPSSARVPAEMQTFLDWFNATTEHDNLVKAALAHLWFETIHPFEDGNGRIGRVLIDLVLARDIGEVSRLIRTSQRLLDRRHDYYEQLERAQHGELDVTEWVLWFVEQVRVSCEEASSAVDAALGKAIFWMNHQDKILTTRQRKVVNLLLDAGPKGFEGGMNTRKYESIGSTSRATASRELIELEDMGLLCRVGAGRSTRYYLNIPGWGPGDAALAEPPSHNG from the coding sequence ATGAAATCGACCCCGGCATTCATCTGGCAGACCCCCACGTGGCCTGGCATGCACTACGACGCCGTTCGCGTCGGCGGCGAACTGGCCCGCGCGCATCGAGTTCAGGGCGTCGTTGAAGGCAAGCTGGCAGGTCTTGGCTTCGAACAGCGCCTCGAACTCGCCGCCGAGGCATGGAGCCAGGATGCAGTCTCGACGGCAGCGATCGAAGGCGAACGCATCGACCTCAGCGCAGTGCGGTCGTCCGTGGCGCGGCGACTTGGTGTCGGCAATCAGAATGGGCCCAACGCGCCCCGAAGCGTCGAAGGCCTGCTCGATATCATGGATGACGCCGTCCGGCAAAGAGAAGCCCCGCTTACACACGAGCGCCTGTGGGCATGGCAGGCGGCTCTTTTTCCTACCGGCTATTCAGGCATGACCAGAATTCTTGTCGGAGCCTACCGCGAGCATGCGGAGCCGATGCAAATTGTCAGCGGGCACGCCGGGCGCGAAAGGGTCCACTACGAGGCCCCATCATCGGCCCGCGTCCCAGCCGAAATGCAAACGTTCCTGGATTGGTTCAATGCAACGACCGAGCACGACAATCTGGTGAAAGCAGCACTCGCTCACCTGTGGTTCGAAACGATTCACCCCTTTGAAGACGGCAATGGCCGCATCGGTCGAGTTCTCATCGACCTCGTGCTGGCGCGCGACATCGGCGAGGTCAGCCGCCTGATTCGAACCTCACAGCGCTTGCTCGACAGGCGCCACGACTACTATGAGCAGCTCGAACGCGCCCAGCATGGCGAGCTGGACGTGACCGAATGGGTTCTGTGGTTCGTGGAACAGGTGCGAGTGTCCTGCGAAGAAGCATCCAGTGCGGTAGACGCCGCGCTTGGCAAAGCCATTTTCTGGATGAACCATCAGGACAAGATACTCACGACCCGACAGCGCAAAGTCGTCAACCTTCTGCTCGATGCCGGTCCCAAGGGTTTCGAAGGGGGCATGAACACCAGAAAGTACGAGAGCATCGGCAGCACCTCGCGGGCCACAGCGTCGCGCGAACTCATCGAACTCGAGGACATGGGGCTACTATGCCGAGTCGGTGCCGGTCGCTCCACCCGCTATTACCTGAACATCCCAGGGTGGGGGCCCGGGGACGCTGCCCTCGCCGAGCCTCCCTCTCATAATGGCTGA
- the phoB gene encoding phosphate regulon transcriptional regulator PhoB produces MPSSILVIEDEPAISELISVNLQHAGHCPIRAYNAEQAQNLISDVLPDLVLLDWMLPGKSGIAFARDLRNNERTKHIPIIMLTARGDEQDKVLGLEIGADDYVTKPFSPKELMARIKAVLRRRAPQLTEDVVAINGLKLDPATHRVAAAAEGSEIKLDLGPTEFRLLHFFMTHPERVHSRTQLLDQVWGDHVFVEERTVDVHIKRLRAALKPAGCDAMIETVRGSGYRLAKSA; encoded by the coding sequence ATGCCCAGCAGCATTCTCGTCATTGAAGATGAGCCCGCCATTTCCGAACTGATTTCGGTCAATCTTCAACACGCCGGACACTGCCCGATTCGCGCGTACAACGCGGAGCAGGCGCAAAACCTGATCAGCGACGTACTGCCCGACCTCGTGCTGCTCGACTGGATGTTGCCGGGAAAATCGGGCATTGCGTTCGCGCGTGATCTGCGCAACAACGAGCGCACGAAGCATATCCCGATCATCATGCTGACCGCGCGTGGCGACGAGCAGGACAAGGTGCTCGGCCTCGAAATCGGCGCCGACGACTACGTCACCAAGCCGTTCTCGCCGAAAGAATTGATGGCGCGCATCAAGGCGGTGTTGCGCCGTCGCGCGCCGCAGCTGACCGAAGACGTGGTCGCGATCAACGGTCTCAAGCTCGATCCGGCGACGCACCGCGTGGCCGCTGCAGCGGAAGGCAGCGAGATCAAGCTCGATCTCGGCCCGACCGAATTCCGTCTGCTGCACTTCTTCATGACGCACCCGGAGCGCGTGCACAGCCGCACGCAATTGCTCGATCAGGTGTGGGGCGATCACGTGTTCGTCGAAGAGCGCACGGTCGACGTGCATATCAAACGCCTGCGTGCGGCCCTCAAGCCGGCCGGGTGCGATGCTATGATTGAGACGGTGCGCGGCAGCGGCTACCGGCTCGCGAAGAGCGCCTGA
- the pstA gene encoding phosphate ABC transporter permease PstA, whose translation MSQPTLNMPGSTDAAALEAMRVRLQGRRRMKNAIALTMSLAAMAFGLVWLIWILYTTLRLGVGGLSVELFTQSTPPPNTDGGGLANAIVGSLMLVGLATFVGTPIGILAGVYLAEYGQKGWLASITRFINDILLSAPSIVVGLFVYALVVAKMGHFSGWAGVFALALLQIPIVIRTTENMLKLVPNALREAAFALGTPKWKMVLSITLKASIAGIVTGVLLGVARIAGETAPLLFTALSNQFFSMDMGQPVANLPVTIYKFAMSPFAQWQSLAWAGVFLITLAVLGLNILARTIFTNK comes from the coding sequence ATGAGCCAGCCCACTTTGAATATGCCGGGTTCGACCGACGCCGCCGCGCTCGAAGCCATGCGCGTGCGTCTGCAAGGCCGCCGCCGCATGAAGAACGCGATCGCGCTGACCATGTCGCTCGCCGCGATGGCGTTCGGCCTGGTGTGGCTGATCTGGATTCTGTACACGACCTTGCGCCTGGGTGTCGGCGGCTTGTCGGTGGAACTGTTCACGCAATCCACGCCGCCGCCTAACACCGACGGCGGTGGCCTCGCCAACGCGATTGTCGGCAGTTTGATGCTGGTTGGGCTCGCCACGTTCGTCGGCACGCCGATTGGCATTCTGGCGGGCGTCTATCTCGCCGAATATGGGCAGAAGGGCTGGCTCGCGAGCATCACGCGCTTTATCAACGACATTCTGTTGTCGGCGCCTTCGATCGTGGTGGGTCTGTTCGTGTATGCGCTGGTCGTCGCGAAGATGGGCCACTTCAGTGGCTGGGCCGGTGTGTTCGCACTTGCCTTATTGCAGATTCCAATTGTGATCCGCACCACGGAAAACATGCTGAAACTCGTGCCGAATGCGCTGCGTGAAGCCGCCTTCGCACTCGGCACGCCGAAGTGGAAGATGGTGCTGTCGATCACGCTGAAGGCTTCCATCGCGGGTATCGTCACCGGTGTGTTGCTCGGCGTGGCGCGTATCGCAGGCGAAACCGCGCCGCTGCTCTTCACGGCGTTGTCAAATCAGTTCTTCTCGATGGACATGGGCCAGCCGGTCGCGAACCTGCCGGTCACGATCTACAAGTTTGCGATGAGCCCGTTCGCGCAGTGGCAATCGCTTGCGTGGGCCGGCGTCTTCCTGATCACGCTCGCGGTGCTGGGATTGAATATCCTCGCGCGCACGATCTTCACGAACAAGTAA
- the phoR gene encoding phosphate regulon sensor histidine kinase PhoR, which produces MNIIWARSIVSVVLLAVLCVVVGALVNVKTALVLAIVMLLAQSIFSTFHKQRLWRLLDAPVYGEVPSAPGIWGEIYYRLHKLAKRWHAQVRQVEQQHSRFIQAIQASPNGVAMLDDHDQIEWCNAISELHFGLDAKRDLRQHITHLVRQPDFVRYLNSHRYEEMLIMRGMGDKRQNVLSVQVFPYGENRKLVLSQDITELERTDAMRRDFVANVSHELKTPLTVLSGFLETMRELPLSEAERSRYLELMEQQASRMRHIVSDLLVLAKLEGDNKPPSDQMIDMRAVLRHLRDDAQSLSSDHHKIVFDADEGLTVTGVETEILSAFGNLVTNAIRYTPDGGAIKVSWHAQGGNAVFSVTDSGLGIPAADIPRLTERFYRVDRSRSRDTGGTGLGLAIVKHVLQRHDAQLDVKSEEGRGSTFTVRFPVYRTARRQPAPV; this is translated from the coding sequence ATGAACATCATCTGGGCGCGCTCCATCGTGTCGGTCGTGCTGCTGGCTGTTCTGTGCGTGGTGGTCGGCGCACTGGTGAACGTCAAGACAGCGCTCGTCCTCGCGATCGTCATGCTGCTCGCGCAGAGCATTTTCAGCACCTTCCATAAGCAGCGTCTGTGGCGTTTGCTCGACGCGCCGGTGTACGGCGAAGTGCCGAGCGCCCCCGGCATCTGGGGCGAAATCTACTACCGTTTGCACAAGCTCGCGAAGCGCTGGCACGCCCAGGTGCGCCAGGTCGAGCAGCAGCATTCGCGTTTCATCCAGGCGATCCAGGCTTCGCCGAACGGCGTGGCGATGCTCGACGATCATGATCAGATCGAGTGGTGCAACGCGATCTCCGAACTTCATTTCGGCCTGGACGCGAAACGCGATCTGCGTCAGCACATCACGCATCTGGTGCGTCAGCCGGACTTTGTGCGTTACCTGAATTCGCACCGGTACGAAGAGATGCTGATCATGCGCGGCATGGGTGACAAGCGTCAAAACGTGCTGTCGGTACAGGTCTTTCCGTACGGCGAAAACCGCAAGCTGGTGCTCTCGCAAGACATCACCGAACTCGAACGGACCGATGCGATGCGGCGCGATTTCGTCGCCAATGTGTCGCATGAGCTGAAGACGCCACTCACGGTGCTCTCGGGCTTTCTGGAGACCATGCGCGAGTTGCCGTTGAGCGAAGCTGAACGTTCGCGCTATCTCGAGCTGATGGAGCAACAGGCTTCGCGCATGCGCCATATCGTCAGCGACCTGTTGGTGCTCGCCAAACTCGAGGGTGACAACAAGCCGCCGAGCGATCAGATGATCGACATGCGCGCGGTGTTGCGGCATTTGCGTGACGACGCGCAAAGCCTGTCTAGCGATCATCACAAGATCGTGTTCGATGCCGATGAAGGGCTCACCGTCACCGGCGTCGAAACGGAAATTCTCAGCGCGTTCGGCAATCTCGTCACGAACGCGATCCGCTACACGCCGGACGGCGGTGCGATCAAGGTGTCCTGGCACGCGCAAGGCGGCAATGCGGTGTTTTCCGTGACGGACAGTGGTTTGGGCATTCCCGCCGCGGACATTCCGCGGCTGACCGAGCGCTTCTATCGCGTGGATCGCAGCCGTTCACGCGACACCGGCGGTACGGGCCTCGGTCTCGCGATCGTCAAGCACGTGCTGCAACGTCACGATGCACAGCTCGATGTGAAGAGCGAAGAGGGGCGTGGCAGTACGTTCACGGTGCGCTTTCCGGTGTATCGCACGGCGCGTCGGCAACCGGCGCCGGTTTGA
- the pstB gene encoding phosphate ABC transporter ATP-binding protein PstB gives MNMAETQLNPIERSTAPAGFDPAQSGQSQAPSRPKIEINDLNFFYGKYHALKNINLQIPEGKVTAFIGPSGCGKSTLLRTLNKMYALYPEQRAEGEILMDGENLLTTKRDISLLRARIGMVFQKPTPFPMSIYDNIAFGVKMFETLPRSEMDDRVEWALTKAALWNEVKDKLGQSGYGLSGGQQQRLCIARGIAIRPEVLLLDEPCSALDPISTGRIEELIAELKSDYTVVIVTHNMQQAARCSDYTAYMYLGELIEFGDTEKIFIKPVRKETEDYITGRFG, from the coding sequence ATGAATATGGCAGAAACTCAACTCAATCCGATCGAGCGCTCCACGGCGCCCGCCGGTTTCGACCCCGCCCAAAGCGGCCAATCGCAAGCGCCGTCGCGCCCGAAGATCGAGATCAACGACCTGAACTTCTTCTACGGCAAGTATCACGCGCTGAAGAACATCAACCTGCAAATCCCGGAAGGCAAGGTGACCGCGTTCATCGGTCCGTCGGGCTGCGGTAAGTCCACGTTGCTGCGCACGCTCAACAAGATGTACGCGCTCTATCCGGAGCAGCGCGCCGAGGGCGAGATCCTGATGGACGGCGAAAACCTGCTGACCACGAAGCGCGATATCTCGCTGCTGCGCGCACGGATCGGCATGGTCTTCCAGAAGCCGACGCCGTTTCCGATGTCGATCTACGACAACATCGCGTTCGGCGTGAAGATGTTCGAAACGCTGCCGCGCTCGGAAATGGACGACCGCGTGGAATGGGCGTTGACCAAGGCCGCGTTGTGGAACGAAGTGAAGGACAAGCTCGGCCAGAGCGGCTACGGTCTGTCGGGTGGCCAGCAGCAACGTCTGTGCATTGCGCGCGGTATCGCGATCCGTCCGGAAGTGCTGCTGCTCGATGAGCCGTGCTCCGCGCTCGACCCGATTTCCACGGGCCGCATCGAAGAGCTGATCGCTGAATTGAAGAGCGATTACACGGTGGTGATCGTCACGCACAACATGCAACAGGCGGCCCGCTGTTCGGACTACACTGCCTATATGTACCTCGGCGAGTTGATCGAGTTCGGCGACACCGAAAAGATCTTCATCAAGCCGGTCCGCAAGGAAACCGAGGACTACATCACTGGCCGCTTCGGTTAA
- the pstS gene encoding phosphate ABC transporter substrate-binding protein PstS: protein MKLMQTVFAGVAGALFAIAAQAADITGAGSTFAAPIYTKWADAYQKSGGGKVNYQGIGSSGGVKQIVAKTVDFAGSDAPLKDDELAKEGLFQFPTVVGGVVPVVNVPGVKPAELTLSGEVLGDIYLGKIKKWNDPAIVALNPKVKLPDTDIAVVRRADGSGTSFIWTNYLSKVNADWKSKVGEGSTVNWPTGTGGKGNDGVAAFVQRLPGAIGYVEWAYAKQNHMTYVALKNSSGTVVEPKTDTFKAAAAGADWSKSFYQILTNEPGKNAWPIVGATFVLLHTAQDKPAQGTETLKFFDWAFKNGTQAANDLDYISLPDSVVAEIRTQWKAKVKDASGKAIAE, encoded by the coding sequence ATGAAATTGATGCAAACCGTGTTCGCTGGCGTCGCTGGCGCGCTTTTCGCGATCGCAGCGCAAGCCGCAGACATCACCGGCGCGGGCAGCACCTTCGCAGCACCGATTTACACGAAGTGGGCCGACGCCTATCAGAAGTCCGGTGGCGGCAAGGTTAACTATCAGGGTATCGGTTCGTCGGGTGGCGTGAAGCAGATCGTCGCGAAGACCGTCGACTTCGCCGGTTCGGACGCTCCGCTGAAGGACGACGAACTCGCCAAGGAAGGCCTGTTCCAGTTCCCGACGGTGGTCGGCGGCGTGGTGCCGGTCGTCAACGTGCCGGGCGTGAAGCCGGCTGAACTGACGCTGTCGGGCGAAGTGCTCGGCGACATCTACCTGGGCAAGATCAAGAAGTGGAACGATCCGGCGATCGTTGCACTGAACCCGAAGGTCAAGCTGCCGGATACCGACATCGCCGTGGTTCGCCGCGCCGATGGTTCGGGCACCAGCTTCATCTGGACGAACTATCTGTCGAAGGTCAACGCGGACTGGAAGTCGAAAGTCGGTGAAGGTTCGACGGTCAACTGGCCGACGGGCACGGGCGGCAAGGGCAACGACGGCGTTGCAGCCTTCGTGCAACGTCTGCCGGGCGCAATCGGCTACGTGGAATGGGCGTATGCGAAGCAGAACCACATGACGTACGTCGCGCTGAAGAACTCGTCGGGCACGGTGGTCGAGCCGAAAACGGACACCTTCAAGGCAGCGGCAGCAGGCGCGGACTGGTCGAAGTCGTTCTACCAGATCCTGACGAACGAGCCGGGCAAGAACGCATGGCCGATCGTCGGCGCGACGTTCGTGCTGTTGCACACGGCGCAGGACAAGCCGGCGCAAGGAACGGAAACGCTGAAGTTCTTCGACTGGGCATTCAAGAACGGCACGCAAGCTGCGAACGATCTGGATTACATCTCGCTGCCGGATTCGGTCGTGGCGGAAATCCGCACGCAATGGAAGGCAAAGGTGAAGGACGCTTCGGGCAAGGCAATCGCCGAGTAA